A single Synergistaceae bacterium DNA region contains:
- a CDS encoding V-type ATP synthase subunit E, translating to MSLADIKAKINAEAQAQIKTIEAENDARVSAVIKEADNEVKAIQSSYKNRFAKEDPEILKRRQIVAGLDANKVDLGIKQRLIGEAFEGALRKLTELPHDAYLSFVHTLMEKAVVTGEEVLFIGQNERNIDGSWLDSYNASHSTRLSFSGDRLPISGGFVLRNGKIDINCSWDMLMEAIRSEIEPDVVQRLFSQ from the coding sequence ATGTCGCTGGCCGATATCAAAGCGAAAATAAACGCGGAAGCTCAAGCCCAGATCAAAACCATCGAGGCGGAGAATGATGCTCGCGTCTCGGCCGTTATCAAAGAGGCCGACAATGAGGTCAAAGCCATCCAGTCTTCTTACAAAAACCGCTTCGCCAAAGAGGATCCGGAAATTCTCAAGCGCCGGCAGATTGTGGCGGGACTGGACGCCAACAAAGTAGATCTGGGCATCAAACAGCGCCTAATTGGCGAGGCTTTCGAGGGAGCGTTGCGCAAACTGACGGAGCTGCCCCACGACGCATATCTTTCTTTTGTTCATACTTTGATGGAAAAAGCGGTTGTGACTGGTGAAGAAGTCCTCTTTATCGGCCAAAACGAGCGCAATATTGACGGTTCGTGGCTCGATAGCTACAATGCTTCGCACTCTACACGTCTGTCTTTTTCCGGTGACCGCCTGCCGATTTCGGGCGGATTTGTATTGAGGAACGGAAAGATCGACATCAATTGCTCCTGGGACATGTTGATGGAAGCTATTCGTTCGGAGATCGAGCCAGACGTCGTCCAGCGCCTGTTCTCCCAATGA